From Gemmatimonadaceae bacterium, a single genomic window includes:
- a CDS encoding carboxypeptidase regulatory-like domain-containing protein: protein MSFPLRCVGRPLLPLSALLVGLWGSTARAQKPVTVTGVAYDSLRGAPLANAFVILTERGKSTSSDDKGRFRFDSVPPGTYTFAMQHAVFDSLGLSGATTKATVTDGKAPVVLAVPSFATLWRAACGTPAPTGRDTGFVYGTVRDAATRKSVPQAWVALSWTDLVKLDPAKKSTNVTQRRYNNEVQGDKQGGYAICNVPTGLPLVVRAFNGANTTPSVTMSATSDRVRRLDLVLSGTTVADAQRKGTVRGVVSDSGGRGIRDIRVSIGELETRSDPDGGFTLRGVPTGTRQIDAAAVGFNPTSTAVDVFADDTARVQLTTFRLNALDTLKIRAVSAKGRVRIMEFEARRVRGFGSYLDSVAIGKRATVSAALQAVPGLTVENMTANGRRFNLYLPSTSTGQCMATLVLDGVQQNDTEVFNTLSPSDLAAIEVYQQRTTVPSEFQRVQQNCGAVVVWTKRAFR, encoded by the coding sequence ATGTCGTTTCCGCTGCGGTGTGTTGGTCGCCCCCTGCTCCCCCTGTCGGCGCTGCTGGTTGGCCTGTGGGGATCTACCGCCCGGGCGCAGAAGCCGGTGACGGTCACCGGCGTGGCGTACGACAGCCTGCGCGGTGCGCCGCTGGCGAACGCCTTCGTCATCCTGACCGAGCGGGGCAAGAGCACGAGCAGCGACGACAAGGGGCGGTTCCGCTTCGACTCCGTGCCGCCGGGGACGTACACCTTTGCCATGCAGCACGCGGTGTTCGACTCGCTCGGATTGTCGGGGGCCACGACCAAGGCCACCGTGACCGACGGCAAGGCACCGGTGGTGCTCGCGGTTCCGAGCTTTGCCACGCTCTGGCGGGCGGCGTGTGGGACGCCGGCGCCGACTGGGCGTGACACGGGCTTCGTGTACGGCACGGTGCGCGATGCCGCCACGCGCAAGTCGGTGCCGCAGGCGTGGGTCGCTCTCTCGTGGACCGATCTCGTAAAGCTCGATCCGGCCAAGAAGAGCACCAACGTCACGCAGCGCCGCTACAACAACGAAGTGCAGGGCGACAAGCAGGGCGGCTACGCCATCTGCAACGTGCCGACCGGCTTGCCGCTGGTGGTGCGCGCCTTCAACGGGGCCAACACGACGCCCTCGGTCACCATGAGTGCCACCAGCGACCGCGTCCGTCGTCTGGATCTGGTGTTGAGCGGGACAACGGTGGCCGATGCGCAGCGCAAGGGCACCGTGCGGGGCGTGGTGAGCGACAGCGGCGGCCGGGGGATCCGCGATATTCGCGTGTCGATCGGCGAACTCGAGACGCGCTCCGATCCCGATGGTGGCTTCACGCTGCGGGGCGTGCCCACCGGCACGCGGCAGATCGATGCGGCCGCCGTCGGCTTCAATCCGACGAGTACGGCGGTGGACGTCTTTGCCGATGATACGGCACGCGTGCAGCTCACGACGTTCCGCCTCAACGCCCTCGATACGCTCAAGATCCGGGCGGTATCGGCCAAGGGGCGCGTGCGCATCATGGAGTTCGAGGCGCGTCGCGTGCGCGGCTTTGGCAGCTATCTCGACTCGGTCGCCATTGGCAAGCGCGCCACGGTGTCCGCTGCGCTGCAAGCGGTGCCGGGGCTCACCGTCGAGAACATGACGGCGAATGGCCGCCGCTTCAATCTCTATCTGCCGTCCACCAGCACCGGGCAGTGCATGGCGACGCTCGTCCTCGACGGCGTGCAGCAGAACGACACGGAAGTGTTCAATACGCTCTCGCCCTCCGATCTGGCAGCGATCGAGGTGTATCAGCAGCGCACCACGGTGCCGTCGGAGTTCCAGCGCGTGCAGCAGAACTGCGGCGCCGTGGTCGTCTGGACCAAGCGGGCCTTCCGGTAA
- a CDS encoding DUF4397 domain-containing protein has protein sequence MRSILRLTVASMVAGATLTACRPDTVITTEDLPTAGVRFINASPDTSGAFGVDFRFLDLVESNAQFRHTFRSGPTTSGGVTGSTLVQYKAARAGARSYAVFLDDTIQTIASTKVFSGTANLTAGTNYTYIMWGQGRTGTLKLGSWDETTTVPSGKVAIRVINATESPIDVRYFTTGGTEPTDPSWAAVPGLSKSNYINVDPASITFSVRAAGGTTNLFNNLLALPGTAASSSAGAGGKLDISSTPGTTVAGSAISLIVFPRSTAGARTPQAAAFLVPAGTFVWDVRPPRGF, from the coding sequence ATGCGAAGCATCCTTCGTCTCACGGTGGCGTCGATGGTGGCCGGGGCCACCCTCACGGCGTGCCGCCCTGATACGGTCATCACCACCGAAGACCTCCCCACGGCCGGCGTGCGTTTCATCAACGCGTCGCCGGACACGTCGGGCGCCTTTGGCGTCGACTTCCGGTTCCTCGACCTCGTCGAGTCGAACGCGCAGTTCCGCCACACCTTCCGCAGCGGCCCGACGACCTCGGGCGGCGTGACGGGCTCCACGCTCGTGCAGTACAAGGCCGCCCGAGCCGGCGCGCGCAGCTACGCGGTGTTCCTTGACGACACGATCCAGACGATCGCGTCGACCAAGGTGTTCAGCGGCACGGCGAACCTGACGGCCGGTACGAATTACACCTACATCATGTGGGGACAGGGTCGTACGGGTACGCTCAAGCTCGGCAGCTGGGATGAGACCACGACGGTGCCCTCCGGCAAGGTGGCCATCCGCGTGATCAACGCGACCGAGTCGCCGATCGACGTGCGCTACTTCACCACGGGTGGCACGGAACCCACTGACCCGTCGTGGGCGGCGGTGCCGGGCCTCTCGAAGTCGAACTACATCAACGTCGATCCGGCGAGCATCACGTTCAGCGTGCGCGCTGCTGGCGGCACGACAAACCTGTTCAACAACCTGCTCGCCCTTCCGGGCACGGCCGCGTCGTCGTCGGCCGGCGCGGGTGGCAAGCTCGATATCAGCTCGACGCCCGGTACGACCGTGGCCGGTTCGGCGATCTCGCTGATCGTCTTCCCGCGCTCCACGGCCGGTGCCCGTACGCCGCAGGCGGCCGCCTTCCTGGTGCCGGCTGGGACGTTCGTGTGGGATGTGCGTCCGCCGCGCGGCTTCTGA
- a CDS encoding carboxypeptidase regulatory-like domain-containing protein encodes MVLFSLLAPHGVQAQLSEVRGTVVDSATAAPVPAAVVTLLDASSATLVRTLTNDRGQYRLLRPAEATQMRVVRLGFEPQTVPLAQAKGRPEGGYTLDVRLAPFARALQGVDVVAARGCEQRGNQGAAFVLLDAARAGLLATEVAREKDPPRLVVLRFERLLDGDGIETVRQTVRVDSSEQATVSFSAVQTAADFLATGFRGGRAGDYMFFSPDAGVILDERFQAGYCFSVAAADANRATQVGLRFTPATRKAGRVDIDGTLWIDTVARALSEITFRYVGVEPLAEGLGAGGRIGFRSLPNGVPFIDRWQLRMVDAPATDPADPRPGPAFIVRETGGELAEARWPDGRVWHAPLGSVHITAVGAGSRPAAGVVLRLAGTEYLATTNADGRASMQNLLPGPYRLVVDDPYVRSIGMTIPTGKTFTAVRGSALLARVEVQGPLVLAQSACKRTDAPKNNESWILGRAFEADGNPAADVRWQLLEADNGRWKPRTDIGVTGTDGVIALCRGQERGRTVELTVWRPGARDTVRVRKVLDGPLELFPARLPSARLARNSGSSITIAGVVRDSASGAAVPEARVHLVDTPFETVADEEGRFVLGGFPAGRYLVEVGTKALDPLGIVARRDLTLRDGMPSLTLGPPQLAESLGAACRGLGGTGSSLIVGRLAAAGDGAALAGYRVVAEWETDTSTLLPTDSLGQSRMGGWIRAIPDPTSGVYRLCDAPVGRRLTVRAEADTMSAGASTPQTLVLAPKERVARLDLALQAGLVVAPTYSGTVVDSVGGMPVEGAEVTITDLGRSTLTNRRGQFRFSGLPTGPHLVSVRSVGFAKRTATITLQNARALDERVLVAPATAQSLAAVEIRSSGVPTEFEERRKLGLGSYITRPQLDSARGQRLGTVMAMVKGMGTALSNMDGGAHAYVVGKRAPSHLLPRGSGVTAGPDGARQSCGVRTGNMAYDKANTCTFTFDDIAQQGYYCPTPGERARGMTSCQCFAQVYLDDRIMNSGRPTEPFDVNTIPIDQIAGVEFYPSPSSTPARYSTLNSVCGVMLIWTRRP; translated from the coding sequence GTGGTCCTGTTTTCGCTGCTCGCGCCGCATGGCGTGCAGGCGCAGCTCTCCGAGGTGCGCGGTACCGTGGTGGACAGCGCCACCGCGGCGCCGGTACCGGCCGCCGTGGTGACCCTCCTCGACGCGAGCAGCGCCACGCTCGTGCGCACGCTCACCAACGACCGCGGGCAGTATCGCCTCCTCCGCCCGGCTGAAGCGACGCAGATGCGCGTCGTCCGGCTCGGCTTCGAACCGCAGACCGTGCCGCTCGCGCAAGCCAAGGGGCGCCCCGAAGGTGGGTATACGCTCGACGTCCGTCTCGCCCCGTTCGCGCGCGCCCTGCAGGGCGTGGACGTCGTGGCGGCGCGCGGATGCGAGCAGCGCGGCAATCAGGGCGCGGCGTTCGTGCTGCTCGACGCCGCGCGCGCCGGGCTCCTCGCCACGGAGGTCGCGCGGGAGAAGGACCCTCCACGTCTGGTGGTGCTGCGCTTCGAGCGGCTGCTGGATGGCGATGGCATCGAAACGGTGCGTCAGACGGTGCGCGTGGACTCGTCGGAACAGGCGACCGTCTCCTTCTCGGCCGTACAGACCGCCGCTGACTTTCTCGCGACCGGATTTCGTGGCGGCCGCGCGGGGGACTACATGTTTTTCAGCCCCGATGCGGGGGTGATTCTCGATGAGCGCTTTCAGGCGGGCTACTGCTTCAGCGTGGCCGCCGCCGACGCCAATCGCGCCACGCAGGTCGGCCTCCGCTTCACGCCGGCCACGCGGAAGGCGGGGCGCGTGGATATCGACGGCACGCTCTGGATCGACACGGTGGCGCGCGCGCTGAGCGAGATCACGTTCCGCTACGTCGGGGTCGAGCCACTCGCCGAAGGGCTGGGCGCCGGCGGGCGCATCGGCTTCCGGTCGTTGCCGAACGGCGTGCCGTTTATCGATCGCTGGCAGCTGCGGATGGTGGACGCCCCTGCCACCGACCCGGCCGATCCGCGCCCGGGCCCGGCCTTCATCGTGCGCGAAACGGGCGGTGAACTGGCCGAAGCGCGTTGGCCCGATGGGCGTGTCTGGCACGCCCCGTTGGGGTCGGTGCACATCACGGCGGTGGGCGCCGGCAGTCGCCCGGCCGCGGGGGTCGTGCTGCGGCTGGCCGGCACCGAGTACCTGGCCACCACCAACGCCGACGGGCGCGCCTCGATGCAGAATCTGCTGCCGGGCCCGTATCGGCTGGTGGTCGATGATCCGTACGTGCGGAGCATCGGCATGACCATCCCCACCGGAAAGACGTTCACGGCGGTGCGGGGCAGCGCCCTGCTGGCTCGCGTGGAAGTTCAGGGGCCGCTCGTGCTGGCGCAGTCCGCGTGCAAGCGCACCGACGCCCCCAAGAACAACGAAAGTTGGATTCTGGGCCGAGCCTTCGAAGCCGATGGCAATCCGGCCGCTGATGTGCGCTGGCAACTGCTGGAAGCCGACAATGGCCGCTGGAAGCCGCGCACCGACATCGGCGTCACCGGCACCGATGGCGTGATCGCGCTCTGTCGCGGGCAGGAGCGCGGACGCACGGTCGAGCTGACCGTCTGGCGGCCGGGCGCCCGCGACACGGTGCGCGTCCGCAAGGTGCTCGACGGGCCCCTTGAGCTGTTCCCGGCCCGTCTGCCGTCGGCGCGTCTGGCGCGGAATAGCGGGTCGAGCATCACCATTGCCGGCGTGGTCCGCGACTCGGCGAGCGGCGCCGCGGTGCCCGAGGCGCGCGTCCACCTGGTCGATACCCCGTTCGAAACGGTCGCCGACGAGGAAGGCCGCTTTGTGCTGGGCGGATTTCCCGCCGGCCGCTATCTCGTGGAGGTGGGAACGAAGGCGCTCGATCCACTGGGCATCGTGGCGCGGCGCGACCTCACGCTGCGGGACGGCATGCCATCGCTCACCCTCGGTCCCCCGCAACTCGCCGAATCGCTGGGCGCAGCGTGTCGCGGCCTGGGCGGCACCGGCTCGAGCCTGATCGTGGGGCGGCTCGCGGCGGCCGGCGATGGCGCCGCGCTGGCCGGCTATCGCGTCGTCGCCGAGTGGGAGACGGATACCAGCACCCTGCTGCCCACCGACAGCCTCGGGCAGTCTCGCATGGGCGGCTGGATCCGGGCCATCCCCGATCCCACCAGTGGGGTCTATCGCCTGTGCGATGCGCCGGTCGGCCGCCGCCTTACGGTGCGCGCCGAGGCGGACACCATGAGCGCCGGTGCGAGCACGCCGCAGACGCTGGTGCTGGCGCCCAAGGAGCGCGTCGCGCGGCTGGACCTGGCACTGCAGGCCGGCCTGGTGGTCGCGCCCACCTACAGCGGCACGGTGGTGGATTCCGTGGGCGGCATGCCGGTGGAGGGCGCCGAGGTCACGATCACCGATCTCGGCCGCTCCACGCTCACGAACCGGCGCGGTCAGTTTCGCTTCTCCGGGCTCCCCACCGGCCCGCATCTCGTCTCGGTGCGCAGCGTGGGGTTTGCGAAGCGCACGGCCACCATCACGCTGCAGAATGCGCGCGCGCTCGATGAGCGCGTATTAGTGGCGCCGGCGACGGCCCAGAGCCTCGCCGCGGTGGAGATTCGCAGTTCTGGCGTGCCGACCGAGTTCGAGGAGCGGCGCAAGCTGGGGTTGGGCAGCTACATCACGCGCCCGCAGCTCGATTCGGCCCGCGGGCAGCGGCTGGGGACCGTGATGGCGATGGTGAAGGGGATGGGCACGGCGCTCTCCAACATGGACGGTGGCGCGCACGCCTACGTGGTGGGCAAGCGGGCGCCGTCGCACCTGCTGCCGCGTGGCTCGGGGGTGACGGCCGGCCCGGATGGCGCTCGACAGTCGTGCGGTGTTCGGACCGGCAACATGGCCTACGACAAGGCGAACACCTGCACCTTCACCTTCGACGACATTGCCCAGCAGGGGTACTACTGCCCCACACCAGGCGAGCGGGCCCGGGGGATGACGTCCTGTCAGTGTTTCGCGCAGGTGTACCTCGACGACCGCATCATGAACAGCGGGCGGCCGACCGAGCCGTTCGATGTGAACACCATCCCGATCGACCAGATTGCCGGTGTCGAGTTCTATCCGTCGCCGTCAAGCACGCCGGCCCGCTACAGCACGCTCAACTCGGTGTGCGGTGTGATGTTGATCTGGACCCGACGACCATAG